A DNA window from Anastrepha ludens isolate Willacy chromosome 6, idAnaLude1.1, whole genome shotgun sequence contains the following coding sequences:
- the LOC128866756 gene encoding putative gustatory receptor 58b — protein MKLFEELSEVDSSVECSCDLLSQQLRQHKLRIRILGMIDLNKRLSFLIFGALVKNVLLLLQWDLGKQFDE, from the exons ATGAAATTATTTGAGGAGCTAAGCGAAGTGGATAGTTCTGTGGAGTGTTCG tgcGACTTACTCTCACAGCAATTGCGACAACACAAACTGCGAATTAGAATTCTTGGCATGATTGATTTGAATAAACGACTTTCTTTCCTGATTTTTGGTGCTCtggtaaaaaatgttttgcttCTGTTACAGTGGGATTTGGGGAAGCAGTTCGATGAATAA